A single genomic interval of Megalobrama amblycephala isolate DHTTF-2021 linkage group LG15, ASM1881202v1, whole genome shotgun sequence harbors:
- the LOC125246800 gene encoding cAMP-dependent protein kinase type II-beta regulatory subunit: MSIEIPEGLTELLQSFTVEVLRNQPGDLLEFALQYFTRLKENETRGGAFGNEHNSAARAGKAVNFIEEAMQIDSENGEEDDDDEEFVAPVINRFVRRASVCAEAYNPDEDEEEREPRVTHPKTDEQRQRLQEACKDILLFKNLDQEQISQVLDAMFEKVVVTGEHIIDQDDDGDNFYVIERGMFDIVLKAEGTTRTVGSYDNRGSFGELALMYNTPRAATIIATSPGALWCLDRLTFRRIIVKNNAKKRKTYEAFIGTLPLLMSLEVSERMKVVDVLSTKVYNSGEQIIAQGDLADSFYIVESGHVRITMKRSKSKNNTEDEEVEIATCSRGQYFGELALVTNKPRAASAYAMDNVKCLVMGVQAFERLLGPCMDIMKRNIANYEEQLITLFGSHIAIEEPDA, encoded by the exons ATGAGTATAGAAATCCCCGAGGGCTTGACGGAGCTTCTGCAGAGCTTTACCGTGGAGGTCCTGAGGAACCAGCCGGGGGATCTGCTGGAGTTCGCCCTGCAGTACTTCACGCGCCTCAAGGAGAACGAGACCCGCGGCGGCGCGTTCGGCAATGAGCACAATTCAGCCGCGCGAGCGGGGAAAGCCGTCAACTTCATCGAGGAGGCCATGCAGATCGACTCCGAAAACGGAGAGGAAGATGACGACGATGAAGAATTCGTAG CTCCAGTTATCAACAGATTTGTCCGGAGAGCTTCTG TTTGTGCGGAGGCGTACAACCCTGATGAGGATGAAGAGGAGAGAGAACCCAGG GTCACTCACCCCAAAACAGACGAGCAGAGACAGAGACTACAGGAAGCCTGCAAAGACATCCTGCTGTTCAAAAATCTGGACCAG GAGCAGATATCCCAAGTCTTGGATGCCATGTTTGAGAAGGTAGTGGTGACAGGAGAGCACATCATTGATCAAGATGACGATGGCGACAACTTCTACGTCATTGAGAG GGGAATGTTTGACATCGTGCTGAAAGCGGAAGGCACCACGCGGACCGTGGGGTCTTATGACAACCGTGGGAGTTTTGGAGAGCTGGCCCTCATGTACAACACGCCAAGGGCCGCCACCATCATCGCTACCTCACCTGGAGCCCTGTGGTGCCTC GATCGATTGACATTCAGAAGGATCATCGTAAAGAACAAcgcaaagaaaagaaaaacgtATGAGGCTTTCATCGGGACCCTTCCACTGCTCATGTCACTGGAg GTTTCAGAGAGAATGAAGGTTGTCGATGTCTTGTCGACCAAAGTGTACAATAGTGGGGAACAGATCATTGCTCAG GGTGATTTGGCAGACAGTTTCTACATCGTAGAGTCAGGACACGTTAGGATCACTATGAAAAGGAGCAAG TCAAAAAACAATACTGAAGACGAGGAGGTGGAAATCGCCACGTGCTCTAGAGGGCAGTATTTTGGAGAGTTGGCGCTTGTCACCAATAAGCCACGGGCGGCTTCTGCGTATGCCATGGACAACGTCAAATGCTTAG TAATGGGTGTGCAGGCGTTCGAGAGGTTATTAGGCCCCTGCATGGACATCATGAAACGGAACATTGCGAATTACGAAGAGCAGCTGATCACGCTCTTCGGGAGTCACATCGCAATAGAGGAGCCGGATGCATGA